The Acidobacteriota bacterium genome contains the following window.
TTCGCGAAGGGCGTCCATGAGTCCTTCGAGCTCTGCCCGGACGTCGTCGGCCGTCTGTTCCCGGCTTTCCAGCTGCGCTTCCTGAGCTTCGATCGCGTCTTCGCGAGACTGGAGAGCCTGTTCGCGCTTGCGCACCTGCGCGTCAGGGTCGCGCTCGCTGTGATCTTTTCGGCGTTTCGGCATCGTCAAGGCTTCTTCTTCCGCGTTCGCGGCTCTCTTACCGGAGGAGCGGCACCTGAGCTGTCGTAGGGATGACCCGTGAGGAGTCCATTGTAGTCCTTCAGCGGCGCACCAACCACGATGCCGGTCTTGTTGATCTCGTAGGCGCGGATTTCTTTGCTGTGCTCACTGCCGCGCACCTTCACCACCGAGATCACCCGCTGCAGAGCCCCCTTCAGCTCGATGTAGCGCTGCATGATGATCACGTCGGTGAGAAACGCCGTCCCGTGCGGACTGAACCGGAGCTCCGTGTAAGTGTCCTCCAGTTCGGCGGTCATCATCATCGTGACGCCCATCCCGGTCAGGACGGCGACCATGCGGTAGAGCGATTCGCGGAAGTCCTGCCGAAACGTCGGGGCGAGCGCCAGCTCGAACCCGGAGAGAGAATCGACGACCAGCCGCCGGGCCTTCAGGCGCTCCACCTGTTCGACGAGCTCATAGAGAGTCTCGTCGATCGACAGATCGAGCGGCCGTGAATGGAGGACGCCGACTTTTCCGTCCTGGATCATCTTTCCGAACTTGTGGCCGCCCGGGGGCGTCTGTGAGTATTCGTTGGGACGCTTCTCGAAGACGGCGAGGATGCCGGGCTCGTCGTGGCGAATCCCGGCCATGATGAACTCCGTAGCCAGAACGCTTTTGCCCGAGCCGGACGGGCCGGCAACGAGCACCGAGTACCCCTCCGGAATGCCCCCGCCGAGCATCTCGTCCAGTTCGTCGATGTCGAGCATGAGACGTTTGCGCGATTCGCGTTCCATATCGTCGGATGGACCGACGATGACTCGCGGGAACACATCGATGCCCCCGCTCGTGATTCGAAAGGTGTGCAGGCCGGGAACGGGACCCTGTCCGCGCATCTTCTTCACCTGAATCTTCCGGACCATCGAATTGCGGTCCAGACTCTGGTGCAGCCACAGCAGCCCGTCGGCCACGGTGAAGACCGGATCGTGCTCTGCTTCGTTCGGCTGATACTCGCCGATGAGAAACGTCGTGGCCTCCCATCCGGTCAGGCGGATGGCCAGTTGCTGTACGAAGCTCTGGAGGTTCAGACCTCCGTCCCGCGATCCCTCGGCCACCTGCGCGACCGTTCGAAACGAATCGACGAACACGAGGCCCGGGTTTGTCGCCTCGACTTCCGCGGTGATCCGCTCGAGCAGCTGATCGAGCGTTCCCTCCACGATGTCCTGTCCGACGCTGACGAAGCTGATCGAGTCGCCGACGCGATCCTGATCGAAGAATTCATACTGCTGCTGATATCGCAGCATTTTCAGTGGAGGCTCGCCGACGACCGTGAAGTACACGGCTCGCCGCTCGGGAGTGGCGAGCCCGAACATGATCTGGTGCGCGAGCGTGGTCTTGCCCGAGCCCGGAACTCCGACGATGAGATTGAAGGAGAACTCCGGCAACCCTCCGCCCAGAATCTGGTCGAGCCCCGGCACACCGGTCGGAAGCTGTCGAATTGCAACTTTGTCGGTCATACTTTTTTCCTCGTCGGCCGTGCGTCGGAAAACCCGTCGGGCCACGCCTTTTCCAGGTACCGCGTCGTCAGGGATCCACCGATCAGCGTGGTGAGCAGTTCTGCAAACGTCGCGAACATCGCGGCCGCAGCGTCGGTTGCCTCCGAAGGAGCCTGCCGCTCCAGCCAGACAGTCATCCGAGCAAACGGCTCGCCCGCCGGTGAGTCGTCGCCACTGCGCTCGTCGACTGGGAACTCGCGTTGGGTCAGATCGAAGGCCCGTCCCCAAAGCGCCTGGACACCGGCCGAGCTGATGAGCGGAGCGAGGACGGCGACGAGCTCGTCGTGCGTGAGACGTGCTGCCGCAACCACCGCGCCCGCATCGGTCGAAGATCCGACGCGGCGCTTGATCAGGCGCGCGAGACGCTGCCGCAGGATGGTCGTTCCCGGTGACGTCATCCCTCTCAATCTATGTCGGAAAGCCGACGGAGACTATCGAAAACGTGGGAGAGAGGCGCGCACCACGCCGCCTCGGCTCATGCCTTCCGGCCCCGTGCCCTTCGACGACTGGAAACCAGTTCATGCCTCGGTGGCATGCACGTCATTCGCCAAACAGGCAACGTCTGGCTCGCTCGGCCAAATAGCGGCAAAACGAAGTCACCGCGCCACTTATCGAGAGCGAGACGACGATTCGGCGGAGCTTGTGTTCGAGACCGGAGGGATTGGCTGGGAGACAGGGAGTCGAACCCCGATTGACCGGTCCAGAGCCGGTTGTCTTACCATTAGACGATCTCCCAGAACCGTCTCGCGCTGGCCTTCAACGATCGTCGTCCGGGGACAATTCCAGTCCCTGTCGAACCTCCGAACCGGCTCGTGCAAACATTTCGATTCCGAGTTGACTCAGCCCGCCCCCCGGATAGAATGACCACCAGCCTTAATCCGAACGAGCTCGAAAGTCGTTTCGACCGGGGGTAACGCATGACCGCGCTGGATCACCGAGACGAGGATCTCCTCAACGCCCTTCGAGAAGAGTTCCCGATCTCGTCGACGCCTTACGCCATCCTCGGTCAGAAGACCGACATGTCGGAAAAGGAAGTGATCAAGCGGATCACGCGAATGTCCGCCGCCGGTGTGATCCCCGCGATCCAGGCGACCTTCGATCCCCGGGCTGTCGGCTGCCAGATCGATCTGGTCGTTGCGCGAGTCACCGAGGAGAAGCTCGACGACGCGGTCCAGTTGATCAACTCCCACCCCGGAGTCTCCCAGAACTACCTCCGGAACCACGACTACAACCTCTGGTTCACCCTCTGCCTCCCTCACGATTCGAGCGCCTCGCTCGACCAGACGGTCGAATTTTTCGCCCAGCGACCCGAGATCGACTCGATCATCCGGCTGGAAGCGCTCTCGAGCTGGAAGGAGGGCGCCGCCATCACCCAGAGCGAGAGCGACGGCTGGATGCCGAACGAGAGCCAGCGGAGAATGATCGCGGTACTCGAGGGAGGGATTCCGCTGCAGCCGCGTCCATTCGATTCGCTCGCCCGCCAGGCGTCGGTCGGCTCCACCGAGCTGATCGAGTTCGCCGCCAGAATGCGGGACGAGAACCGTGTCCGGCGTCTCGGCCCGGTGATCCGCCAGCCAGGGTCCCCGAGGTTCAGCACCTACGCGATGGGGCTGTGGCAGGTCGATCCAACGGAGGTCGAGGAGGTCGCCCGCATTTTCTCGAACCATCCGAGGGTGACCGGCGCCACGGTCCGGCGGACCGGCACCGACTGGCCATGGAACGTCTTCACGATCATTCAGGGTCGGAGCGTCGATGAATGCGAGTCGGCGATGGCCGAGCTGGCCAACCGCTCCGCGGTGGAACAATCCCTGACTCTTTTCCCGTTGCGCGAGTTCAAGCGGTCTCGGATCACCCTGTTCCCCGAGGGTCTCGATCAGTGGGAGCACAAGTACCTCGGGGGTTCGCGGATCGCGGCTTCCTGAAGAGCTTTACGAACAACGATTTTTCGCGCGGAATCCGATATCTCCCATGATGGATCTCATTCTCGACAAGTCGCTCCTCCCGATTGCCGAAAAGGTGATGGCCGGGGAGCGCCTCGACGCACAGGATGGACTCACCCTCTTCCGGAGCGACGACGCGATCAGCGTCGGCAGACTGGCCAATCACGTACGCGAGCGTCTCAACGGCGACGACACCTTCTACACCGTCAACCGCTACATCAATCACACCAACGTCTGCGTCGTTTCGTGCAAGCTCTGCGCATTCGCCGTCCGCCCGAAAAAAGAGGGTGGCTGGACGTACTCAGCCGAGGAGATCGTCGAGCAGGTTCGACCTTCGATCGAGCATGGGCTCCGCGAGCTTCACATCGTCGGCGGACTCCACCCGTGGCTGAAATTCGACTACTACACCGGCCTGCTCTCGACGCTCAAGCGCGAGTTCCCGGAGGTCCACCTGAAAGCCTTCACCATGGTGGAGATCGATTTTCTCGCGAAGATCTCGAAGCAAACTCTCGACGACACGATCAACGCTCTCCGCGAAGCCGGACTCGACTCCTGCCCCGGAGGAGGTGCCGAGATCTTCCACGACGAGATTCGCGACGAGATCTGCGACCACAAGATGAGTGGAGACCGATGGCTCGAGGTTGCCCGCCGCTGTCACCAGCTCGGTCTGCGAACCAACTGCACGATGCTCTACGGCCACATCGAAAGCTACGAGCACCGCGTCGATCACATTCTCCGACTGCGGGAGCTTCAGGACGAAACCCGAGGCTTCAACTGCTTCGTGCCGCTCCACTTTCATAAGGAGAACACGGTTTACGAAGATCAGATCGATGAAGCCTCACCGCTCGACGACCTTCGTACGATCGCCGTTTCCCGGCTTCTCTTCGACAACATCGATCACATCAAGGCCTATTGGATCGGAATGGGAGAAAAGATCGCTCAGATGGCGCTCGCCTTCGGTGCCGACGATCTCGGGGGAACGATCTCCGATGAGCGGATCTTCAAGATGGCGGGATCCGAGACCGACGCGAGCACGATGACGCGTCAGAAGCTCGAGGATCTGATCCGGGCGGCCGGACGCGTGCCCGTCGAGACCGACCCGCTATACAACCCGGTGACGCGTGCCGCCTGAGCGGTACCCGACCATCCCATACACACGCCAACGACTCGAGCCGTCGCAGATGGTCGAGCGCCTCGAAACAATGCTCGCCCGGTATCGGGAAAGGCGCTCGGTCCGCGAATTCTCCCTCGAGCCGGTTCCGATCGAAGCCATCCGGCTCGCGATCGAGATCGCTAACACCGCTCCGTCCGGCGCAAACATGCAGCCGTGGACCTTCGTCGTCGTCACCGATGATGAGATCAAGCGACGGATCCGCGAGAGTGCCGAGCAGGAGGAGAAAATCAACTATGGCGGCAGGATGCCGCGGGAGTGGCTCGATGCTCTCGCACCGCTTCAGACCGACTGGCGGAAGGAGTTCCTCGAAACGGCTCCCGTCCTCATCGTCGTTTTCGCACGGGATTTCGGCGTCGTCGACGGCGTCCGACGAAAGCACTACTACGTCACCGAATCGGTCGGCCTCGCAACAGGAATGCTGCTCGCAGCCCTCAATGAAGCGGGTCTCGCCACGCTGACCCACACGCCGAGCCCGATGAAGTTCCTCGCCCGGATCCTCGAGCGCCCCCCCGGCGAACGGCCGTTCCTACTCATTCCGGTCGGATATCCCGCCGATGGATGCCGCGTCCCCGACATCAGAAAGAAGTCGGGGGACGAAGTCACCGTCATCCTCTGAAAGGCCAGGCCTCCGAACAGGCCTTCAACAGGCAACGCCTCCTGTCAGGATCCTGCGCAACCGGGCGGGCGTCGTCCGCAGGACGGAGACGGCTGTGTGCCCGACGATCACGGCGCCGGTTTCGGCCGTTCGCGGACGAGCTGGTTCTCGTAGAGGGCCACGACCTCTTCGATGTCGGAGATCTGATCGACACTCTTGTCGGTCCTCCACCGCGCAATCCGAGGAAAGCGGAGCGCATATCCGGACTTGTGTCGCTTCGACTCCTGGATCCGGTCGAATGCGATCTCCAGCACCACCGTCGGCTCGACGATGTGCACAGGTCCATGGCGGCTGAGTGTCGTCGCTTTGAAGTGCTCCGTCAGCTGCGCGATCTCGACGTCGGTCAGGCCGGAATATGCTTTCCCGATGTTGACCAGCACGTTGTCGCGCCGGACCGCGAACGTGAGATCCGACAATACGTCACGCCGCTTTCCGTGACCGTATTGTGCGGCCGTCACGACGCAGTCGAGCGTACCCAGCGCCTTCTTGTATTTCAGCCACGTACGCCCGCGCCGGCCCGGCGTGTAGATTGATCGAGGATCCTTCAGAACCAGGCCCTCGTTGCCTCTCTCCCGCGCAACATCAAAAGCACCTTTGATCTCCTCGACCGTCTCGACGGGCCTCTGATCTCCTGGAACGATCGCATCGCCCGCCGAATCGCACGATCCGACCAGAAGAGAGAGCCTCTCGAGCAGCGGCAGCTCGAGCAGGGTCTTCCCTTCCAGCCAGACGATGTCGAACGCGTAGTAGCGCACCGGGGTGCTCTCGAGCAATCGTGGCGTCAGCTTTCTCCGGCCGATGCGCGGTTGCAGCCGTGCGAAAGGCAGGACGTGACCAGCGAAGGCGACGATCTCCCCGTCGAGAATGACCGGGGGCAGCCCCGCGCAACTTTCGACGATCTCGGGAAACCTGGGAGCGATGTCGTCGAGCGTTCGCGAGTAGATCTTCGCGCGCGTGCCGTCCCAGTGAATCTGTGCGCGGATCCCGTCGTATTTGTCATCCGCCATCACGACCGGCCCGAGCTGCTCCACAATCTTCGCAGGACTCTCCTCCGGCTGTGCCAGCATCATCCCGATCGGATGAAAGAGGCGGATCCCGACTCCGGCGAGGTCGCCGTTTTTCGCCCGCACTGCCGCTTCTCCGAGGTCGCTGGTCAGCATGTTCGCGCGACGGACATCCGAGAGCCGCCGGCCGAATGCCTTCGCGATCGACGACTCGACGAGACCCTCGCGCAGCCCGATTCGCAGCTCGCCCGTGAGAATCTTGGCGAGATACCGAGCTTCGTCCGCGTCGAGCCTGGCCATCAGCTTCACGAGGATCTCCCCCTTCTCGTTGGTTCCGTTCGTCGCGGCGATCCTCTCCAGCTCGGCGGCGACATCACCCAGGGTCAGACCCTCGGAAGGTCTGCCTTCGAAGAACGGGGCGATCCCCTCTCCCAGATCCCCCCTGTCGTGGATCCTCGCCTCGATCTCCTCTCTTGGACCGCCGGTAATCGACGATGCCGCCTCGACGATCCTCGACCATCCGATCCCGACCGTCCGCTCGTCGTACTGGGGAAAAACCCTTCCCGAGAAGAAGACCGACGCAGAGGCGAGCTCCTCCTCGGAGAGCCCCGAGAGATATTCGGCAAGGAGCGCCTCTTTGGCCAGTTTTCCGCCGACATCCGCCACCCGATCCGCGACCTCTGCAAAGTCTCGAAACATCGGCCTTCCGACTGAGCGAACTCCACGCCACGAACGCCAGCCCATGGATGAACAGGTCCTGGTACCCGTTTTGAGCGGTTCTGGCGTGTCGATTGCACTAGTTATTGTTAGTAAAATAACTCCCCCGAAAGGAGCAAAAACATGCTGAAGTTCCTCGGAAATATCGTTCGATTCCGGCTCGGGCAGAAAGCCGCGAAGAAGACCGCGCGAGCAGTCGGTCTCAAGTGGATCGCGAAACCGATCGGGCTGTTCGGAGGACTCAAGGCAGTCCGTTGAGCAGGAATTGAACGCAATATCGAGCCAGACCACGGCGAACGAATGCCGTGGTCTTTTTTTGTTCCCCGAGCCGAAGAGCCTCAGCGGTTCCACAAATGTGATGGGTTAAGATCAGAACCGGCGCGGCGCTCGTGACGAAACGAAACCTCGGACTGATGCTTCTCGAATCGAACCTCATCGATGAGGTGCAGATGAAGATTGCGCTAGCCGAGCAGAGCCGGACCGGGAAGCGCTTCGGCTCGACTCTGGTCGATCTGAAGTTCATCGATGAGAACGTTCTCGCAGCCTTCCTCTCGAAGCAATACGACGTGCCGTGCATCAGCCTGCTGAACGTTCACGTTCCACGGCTGCTGGTCCGGCAGTTTCCCTTCTGGCTCGCAGCGAAGACCAGCTCGGTGCCGGTCGCACTGAAAGGGGACGATCTCGAGGTCGCGATGGCGGATCCGATGGACGGCGACGCGGTCGGACTCATCCGGGAGACGATCGGTCGGCCGATCATCCCGCTGATCGCGCCTCAGAGCTCGATCCGGAAGATGCACATGGCTCTCTACCCGCAGGCCAGCGGTTCTCCGGACGACACGCTGGCGATGGAAACCGGCCGCGACTCGATCAATGACCCGATGTTTCGCGAGCTGATCGATGAGCTCGACGTCGATGGAAGACTCGAACGAATCGAGACGCGACTCGACGAGGTCTGGACAATTCTGGAGAAAGTGCTTCGCAAGGTCGAGGCAATTCAGGCAGCCACGCGCGAGAAGTGAAGAGATCTAGAGAAGAGTGAGGAGGCCGGCTTTTCTTTCACTCTCCACTCTTCACCCTTCACTCTTCAGATTCTCCTCCATCAGCTCGGCCTGCGCCGCGGCAAGCCGCGCGATCGGCACTCGATAAGGCGAGCAGGAGACGTAATCGAGACCGACCGAGCGGAAAAACCGGATCGAGTCCGGCTCTCCACCGTGCTCTCCGCAGATTCCGACCTTGAGCTTCGGATTCGTCGCGCGCCCCTTCTCGGTTCCGATCCTGACGAGCGATCCGACGCCCTCCGTATCGAGCGATTCGAACGGATCGCGATCGAGAATCCTCTGATCGAGATAAGTCGGCATGAACGAACCGACATCATCGCGGGAAAAGCCGAAGGTCATCTGCGTGAGATCGTTCGTTCCGAATGAGAAGAAGTCGGCGCTCTCGGCGATCGCATCCGCGACCAGCGCCGCGCGCGGCACCTCGATCATCGTCCCGATCACGACCGGAATCTCGACACCTTCCTCTCTGCAGACTTCCTCCGCGACGCGCTGGATCAGCTCCCGTACATTCCGCAGCTCGATCGTCGTTCCAACCAGAGGGACCATGACTTCCGGCCAGACCTCGACTCCCTCTCTCCTGACGAGCACCGCTGCCTCATAGATCGCCCGGACCTGCATCTCGTAGATCTCCGGATTGGTCACTCCGAGCCGGCACCCGCGGTGTCCCAGCATCGGATTGACTTCATCGAGCTCCGCCACCTTTTCCCGAAGCTCGATGAATCCCCAGCCGAGATCGCGCGCCATCGCGGAAATCTGCGCCTCCGTGTGCGGAAGGAATTCGTGAAGCGGCGGGTCGAGCAGCCGGATCGTCACCGGCTTTCCATCGAGCGCCCGGAAAATCCCCGCGAAGTCCTCGCGCTGATACGGCAGGAGCTTCGCCAGCGCCTTCCGCCGCCCCTCCTCGTTTCGAGCGAGGATCATCTCGCGAACCGGTGTGATCCGCTCCTCCTGGAAGAACATGTGCTCGGTGCGGCACAGCCCGATCCCCTCGGCGCCGAACAGACTGGCGACGCGTGCATCGT
Protein-coding sequences here:
- a CDS encoding AAA family ATPase, encoding MTDKVAIRQLPTGVPGLDQILGGGLPEFSFNLIVGVPGSGKTTLAHQIMFGLATPERRAVYFTVVGEPPLKMLRYQQQYEFFDQDRVGDSISFVSVGQDIVEGTLDQLLERITAEVEATNPGLVFVDSFRTVAQVAEGSRDGGLNLQSFVQQLAIRLTGWEATTFLIGEYQPNEAEHDPVFTVADGLLWLHQSLDRNSMVRKIQVKKMRGQGPVPGLHTFRITSGGIDVFPRVIVGPSDDMERESRKRLMLDIDELDEMLGGGIPEGYSVLVAGPSGSGKSVLATEFIMAGIRHDEPGILAVFEKRPNEYSQTPPGGHKFGKMIQDGKVGVLHSRPLDLSIDETLYELVEQVERLKARRLVVDSLSGFELALAPTFRQDFRESLYRMVAVLTGMGVTMMMTAELEDTYTELRFSPHGTAFLTDVIIMQRYIELKGALQRVISVVKVRGSEHSKEIRAYEINKTGIVVGAPLKDYNGLLTGHPYDSSGAAPPVREPRTRKKKP
- the mqnE gene encoding aminofutalosine synthase MqnE; this encodes MDLILDKSLLPIAEKVMAGERLDAQDGLTLFRSDDAISVGRLANHVRERLNGDDTFYTVNRYINHTNVCVVSCKLCAFAVRPKKEGGWTYSAEEIVEQVRPSIEHGLRELHIVGGLHPWLKFDYYTGLLSTLKREFPEVHLKAFTMVEIDFLAKISKQTLDDTINALREAGLDSCPGGGAEIFHDEIRDEICDHKMSGDRWLEVARRCHQLGLRTNCTMLYGHIESYEHRVDHILRLRELQDETRGFNCFVPLHFHKENTVYEDQIDEASPLDDLRTIAVSRLLFDNIDHIKAYWIGMGEKIAQMALAFGADDLGGTISDERIFKMAGSETDASTMTRQKLEDLIRAAGRVPVETDPLYNPVTRAA
- a CDS encoding nitroreductase family protein, which gives rise to MVERLETMLARYRERRSVREFSLEPVPIEAIRLAIEIANTAPSGANMQPWTFVVVTDDEIKRRIRESAEQEEKINYGGRMPREWLDALAPLQTDWRKEFLETAPVLIVVFARDFGVVDGVRRKHYYVTESVGLATGMLLAALNEAGLATLTHTPSPMKFLARILERPPGERPFLLIPVGYPADGCRVPDIRKKSGDEVTVIL
- a CDS encoding ATP-dependent DNA ligase translates to MFRDFAEVADRVADVGGKLAKEALLAEYLSGLSEEELASASVFFSGRVFPQYDERTVGIGWSRIVEAASSITGGPREEIEARIHDRGDLGEGIAPFFEGRPSEGLTLGDVAAELERIAATNGTNEKGEILVKLMARLDADEARYLAKILTGELRIGLREGLVESSIAKAFGRRLSDVRRANMLTSDLGEAAVRAKNGDLAGVGIRLFHPIGMMLAQPEESPAKIVEQLGPVVMADDKYDGIRAQIHWDGTRAKIYSRTLDDIAPRFPEIVESCAGLPPVILDGEIVAFAGHVLPFARLQPRIGRRKLTPRLLESTPVRYYAFDIVWLEGKTLLELPLLERLSLLVGSCDSAGDAIVPGDQRPVETVEEIKGAFDVARERGNEGLVLKDPRSIYTPGRRGRTWLKYKKALGTLDCVVTAAQYGHGKRRDVLSDLTFAVRRDNVLVNIGKAYSGLTDVEIAQLTEHFKATTLSRHGPVHIVEPTVVLEIAFDRIQESKRHKSGYALRFPRIARWRTDKSVDQISDIEEVVALYENQLVRERPKPAP